gacaaaaatatatcattttcTCTTATTTATGATTTTCACCCAAATGTTTTCCTATATTACTCTTTCCCCATGCCATTTatgaattatttaatatttatattgaaatgcataaaataaatttattattagatatatcattttcatataaaataaatatatttatataaaatttatttaatgaaaaatttttatttaacaaAATTAGGCTTGCTATCTCTCTTTAGACAATTGTGCAAAGCAATTTTTTAAATATCAATGCATAagcaattttcatttttttttaaataatcaaaattttaatgactTTTTTCTTTAATAATGGTATGTTAAATCCAATTTCAATttgattataaatattaattttaattttctcattTATAATgtgaatataattattaaaattaaagataGTTTATTGAATTAATTCACTgaacataataaaaaataaagaataaataaaaggcaaataatagaaaaaaaaaactccttCCTAGAGGTAGAGGAGGAGTTTGTTAAAAATCACCGAGAAAGTTTTGGGCAAAGGTATAAAACAAAATTAATAGAAAGTACTATGCGCAAAAAGTAATTTCGCAAAAGACATGGGCACAAAGGGCAAATACCTTGTAAAGAGTCAAATCTTGTTTGAAACTTAAATTAAAATGAGGCAGCGGCAattcacagagagagagagagagagagagagagatcaaaCAGTGACAGCGCTAACGCAGTTCAGACACCGTAACTCTCTTCTTCCTGTAAGACACTATCCTCTTTGTCGTCATCAGTGTTCTTCGTAATGCTTCTCTGGGCATCTCTGTTAAatcgaaaattttgaattttggatagaGAGACGGTGCCTTTGTTGTTTTAGGGTTCGCTTTGAGACGAGTTTCTGATTGCAGGTAAACTATTCTAGGCTTTAtgtgataaatcaattattcagtTTTTGGTATTTTTGCATttgtattctatttttttttcttggtttaattcaatttaatttcatcTCGTGTTGGGTTATCCTGAATTGCTGAAGATTGCCTTGTGAGTTCGAAtgcttgagatttttattgtgtgagtttatgaatttTATGTTTTATAATAGTGGGTATTGATTATTTAATCTAATTTTTGGGTTTGTCATTTCTTGTTGTGCttgttttaatttttgaatttatgaaTAGGTGATGATGTCCAAAGTTGAAGTTAGGAAAAAACTTGGAGAAGATTCAGGCAATGCAAAGTTGTTGAGCGAGATAGAAAACATAAGCAAAGCTCTATACCTTGACAAAAACCCTTCGAGGACCTCAATTTCCGCACCTGGTAATCGATCAAAACCAACTGGGAAATCCCAATTGGTTGATCCTAAATCGAAGATAAAGTATGGCAACGTAGATTCATCGCAAAAGGACAAGAAATCCTTTTGGAATTGGAAGCCATTAAAAGCCCTTTCAAATGTTAGGAACCGAAAGTTCAATTGTTGTTTCTCTCTCCTAGTACACTCCATCGAAGGTTTTCCGTCAAGTTTTGAAAATCTTAGTGTTTGTGTTCACTGGAAGAGGCGGGATGGGGAGCTGGTTACAAGTCCTGTGAAGGTTTTTGAAGGTATTGCTGAGTTTGAGGAGAAGTTGTCGCATACATGCTTGGTCTATGGGAGTAGGAATGGACCTCACCACTCAGCAAAGTATGAGGCAAAACATTTCTTGCTATATGCATCTGCAATTGGTGTCCAGGAGCTTGATTTGGGAAAGCATAGGGTTGACCTCACAAGGCTGCTTCCTCTCACATTGGAGGAATTGGAAGAGGAGAAGAGCTCTGGAAAGTGGACTACAAGTTTTAAGTTGTCAGGAGAAGCAAAGGGTGCCATGATGAATGTTAGTTTTGGGTATACAGTGGTTGGGGATAGTCCAATTCCACTTGGACATAACCAGAATGATCCAGAGCTGTCTAACTTGAAGCGGAATAATGTGAGAGCAGCAAAAGCAGTCCCTAAATTTGGTCAAGGTGATGGGAAGAGCACAATTCGTCACACTGGAAGTCTTCCCGATGCTTTGAAACGCCAGCGTCATGCCTCATCCCAATCTGTAGAGAATGTAAAATATCTTCATGATGTATTGCCAACATCAAAGTCAGAACTTGTCAATCCAGTACTTATGATGCATCAGAAACTCAATGAAGAAAAGTTGGATTCTTCATTTGACTATAAGCCTGAACTTGATGTTTTCACAGGACGTCTTGACCTATTGAAGTCAAATTTCTTCTGTGTGTCTAAATCCAGCCAAAACAGTGTTGACAAGGATTTTGAAGATGGTGAATTTTCTGTGATTGAACAGGGAATGGAATTGTCAAAAGAGGAACGGGAGAAAGCAGTTGAAGTTACTGTTAAGATCGATGATGTTTCTTTAGTAGAAGATAAGATTGATGGTAGTTTTCAGATAAGTTTTGAAGAGGGTGATAAGCTTCAACTGCAGAATGCAGGGAATGGTAGTCCTAAAGACAagcttacaatgcatgattgctATTCTAAGGGGGATGAGAAATGCTCAAAAGAGTCTGTGATGAAAGAATTGGAAGCTGCATTGAGTAATGTGACAAATTTGGAAACTGAAGCATTTGATCCTTCTGAAGAGAAAGAAGATTGCATGGGAGACAAAATGGTTTATGAATCAAATAGGAATGAGACATCACCTAGTTTAGATGATGTAACTGAGTCTGTGGCAAATGAATTTCTGGACATGCTGGGGATTGAGCATTATCCATTAGGCTTGAGTTCAGAGAGTGAACCTGAGTCCCCAAGGGAGCGCTTACTGAGACAGTTTGAGAAGGATACCCTATCTGGGGGTTATTCTCTGTTTGATTTTGGTGTCGACATTGAGGACCAAATAGAATGTGACCTCAACACATCAACTGTGTCTGAGTGGGGGAACTTGTCTGAGGATTTTGGTCAGTCATCAATTAACCAAGCTGCTAAGGAGCGGCAGATGGGAATTCAGGCAGAGAGTGGTAAGACAAGGGCAAAAATGTTGGAAGACTTGGAGACAGAAGCTTTAATGCATGAATGGGGCTTGAATGATAACGCTTTTCAGTGCTCTCCACCTGAGAACTGTGGTAGTTTTGGAAGTCCAATTGATTTGCCTCCTGAAGAACCACTTGAATTGCCACCTCTTGGAGAAGGCTTAGGTTCATTTCTGCAGACAAAAAATGGTGGATTTTTGCGATCTATGAATCCTTCACTTTTCAGAAATGCGAAAAGTGGCGGGCACTTGATCATGCAAGTTTCCAGTCCTGTTGTGGTACCTGCTGAAATGGGTTCTAGTATAATGGATATACTGCAGCAGTTGGCTTCAGTTGGGATTGAAAAGCTCTCTATGCAGGCTAATAAGTTAATGCCTTTGGAAGATATAACTGGAAAAACAATGCAACAAGTAGCATGGGAAACTGCAGCATCTCTGGAGGGACCTGAGAGGTTTGTGTCTGAATATGCCTTGTTCtctgaaattatgtatgaattattctttttatttaatttgtctgATAAAATGTGTATCTATGGTGCTCTTTCTTCCTTTCACAGGCAAAGCTCATTGCAGTGTGAATTGGAAATTGGGCAAGATATATCTGGTGGGCAAAAGAATGTGAAGGAGAGATCATCTGCACGCAGATCTAACAGGTTGAAGTCAAGCACAGTAGGGAATGAGATGGGCTCAGAATATGTATCTCTAGAAGATCTTGCTCCCTTGGCAATGGATAAGATTGAGGCACTCTCATTTGAGGGATTAAGAGTACAATCTGGCATGTCAGATGATGATGCAACCTCAAGCATCAGTGCACAGTCTATGGGTGAAATTTCAGCCTTTCAGGGAAAGGGCATCAATGTCACTGGGTCCCTTGGTTTGGAGGGAGCTGCTGGTTTACAATTGTTGGACATAAAGGACAGTGGTGATGATATTGATGGATTAATGGGTCTGTCACTAACTCTTGATGAATGGATGCGGCTGGATTCTGGTGATATTGGTGATGAAGATCAAATAAGTGAGCGGACTTCTAAGATACTTGCTGCCCATCATGCCAGCTCCTTGGACTTGATTCGTGGGGGGTCAAAAGGAGAGAGAAGGCGTGGCAAAGGATCTGGTAGAAAGTGCGGTTTACTGGGGAATAACTTCACTGTTGCATTGATGGTGCAGCTTCGTGATCCTCTGAGAAACTATGAACCAGTTGGCACACCAATGCTTGCGCTCATTCAAGTAGAGAGAGTGTTTGttccaccaaaaccaaaaatataCTGTAAGGTTTCGGAGGTAAGAAATGACAACGAGGATGATGATGAGTCAGAATTAGTGGTGAAGGAAAAGGCAAAGGAGGAGAAAATTGAGGAAAAGGCATCTGAAAAGAAAGGAATTCCTCAGTTCTGCATCACTGAAATACAAGTTGCTGGTCTCAAGACTGAGCCCGGCAAGAAGAAGCTTTGGGGTACCACCTCTCAGCAACAATCTGGGTCTCGTTGGCTGCTTGCTAATGGAATGGGGAAGAGCAATAAGCAACCACTTGTGAAGTCAAAGACCGTTTCTAATAAAGCTGCAGCCCCTTTGACAACAAATGCGAAGCTTGGTGATAAGTTATGGAGCATCTCATCTCGTATTCTTGGTACTGGTGCAAAGTAGAAATTGATTGCATTGATGTCACATATGCAGAATCCAAATGAAATATTCccttaaggttgagatgagttgactATGCATTTGAGTTTGTTTGAAAGGAGTTTCTTCACCATGTTACTGGAATACGGCAGGAATCTCCTTGATTTTTTCACTGAACGTGGTGGGGATTTAGAATGCCTGGATTTGAACAAACCAAGTATTTATATGGCTGCTGATAATTTTAACACAGCATGCACGATGGTTGTTGAGTCCCTATGATATTTATAAGTTCTGCTTTAGGagttcttgtatttgcttctgaTATAGCCCACTAATTTTTGTTAATGTTATACGAGGTAAACTAAATTGATGAATTTTCTGTATTTATATCCTTATTTTGTAAATTTTCATGTTTGTAACTTATATCCCTTGGTCAATTGAGGGGCGTATCGCTGCTGCATATTTTGTCTGCAGGAATAATG
The sequence above is a segment of the Hevea brasiliensis isolate MT/VB/25A 57/8 chromosome 11, ASM3005281v1, whole genome shotgun sequence genome. Coding sequences within it:
- the LOC110668143 gene encoding protein PLASTID MOVEMENT IMPAIRED 1-RELATED 1; the protein is MMSKVEVRKKLGEDSGNAKLLSEIENISKALYLDKNPSRTSISAPGNRSKPTGKSQLVDPKSKIKYGNVDSSQKDKKSFWNWKPLKALSNVRNRKFNCCFSLLVHSIEGFPSSFENLSVCVHWKRRDGELVTSPVKVFEGIAEFEEKLSHTCLVYGSRNGPHHSAKYEAKHFLLYASAIGVQELDLGKHRVDLTRLLPLTLEELEEEKSSGKWTTSFKLSGEAKGAMMNVSFGYTVVGDSPIPLGHNQNDPELSNLKRNNVRAAKAVPKFGQGDGKSTIRHTGSLPDALKRQRHASSQSVENVKYLHDVLPTSKSELVNPVLMMHQKLNEEKLDSSFDYKPELDVFTGRLDLLKSNFFCVSKSSQNSVDKDFEDGEFSVIEQGMELSKEEREKAVEVTVKIDDVSLVEDKIDGSFQISFEEGDKLQLQNAGNGSPKDKLTMHDCYSKGDEKCSKESVMKELEAALSNVTNLETEAFDPSEEKEDCMGDKMVYESNRNETSPSLDDVTESVANEFLDMLGIEHYPLGLSSESEPESPRERLLRQFEKDTLSGGYSLFDFGVDIEDQIECDLNTSTVSEWGNLSEDFGQSSINQAAKERQMGIQAESGKTRAKMLEDLETEALMHEWGLNDNAFQCSPPENCGSFGSPIDLPPEEPLELPPLGEGLGSFLQTKNGGFLRSMNPSLFRNAKSGGHLIMQVSSPVVVPAEMGSSIMDILQQLASVGIEKLSMQANKLMPLEDITGKTMQQVAWETAASLEGPERQSSLQCELEIGQDISGGQKNVKERSSARRSNRLKSSTVGNEMGSEYVSLEDLAPLAMDKIEALSFEGLRVQSGMSDDDATSSISAQSMGEISAFQGKGINVTGSLGLEGAAGLQLLDIKDSGDDIDGLMGLSLTLDEWMRLDSGDIGDEDQISERTSKILAAHHASSLDLIRGGSKGERRRGKGSGRKCGLLGNNFTVALMVQLRDPLRNYEPVGTPMLALIQVERVFVPPKPKIYCKVSEVRNDNEDDDESELVVKEKAKEEKIEEKASEKKGIPQFCITEIQVAGLKTEPGKKKLWGTTSQQQSGSRWLLANGMGKSNKQPLVKSKTVSNKAAAPLTTNAKLGDKLWSISSRILGTGAK